A single window of Camelus ferus isolate YT-003-E chromosome 7, BCGSAC_Cfer_1.0, whole genome shotgun sequence DNA harbors:
- the LSMEM1 gene encoding leucine-rich single-pass membrane protein 1 isoform X1, which translates to MNQGTMNRSSQDTGSRSIPEDRKLYVVDSINDLNRLNLCPAGSQQLFPLEEKIPDVGANSGNGSHSLFLLGLIIVLIVSLALVSFVIFLIVQTGNKMEDVSRRLAAEGKDIDDLKKINSIIVKRLNQLDSEEN; encoded by the exons ATGAATCAAG GGACAATGAATCGTTCTTCCCAGGACACCGGCTCTCGCAGCATTCCCGAGGATAGAAAGCTTTATGTTGTGGATTCCATAAATGACTTAAACAGACTAAACCTCTGTCCTGCCGGATCGCAGCAACTGTTCC CTCTGGAGGAGAAAATCCCAGACGTTGGCGCTAACTCAGGAAATGGGAGCCACAGTCTGTTTTTGTTGGGGCTGATAATCGTGCTTATTGTCAGCCTGGCACTGGTTTCCTTCGTGATATTTCTAATCG ttcAAACGGGCAACAAGATGGAAGATGTGTCAAGAAGACTAGCAGCTGAGGGAAAGGACATAGACGATCTTAAGAAAATCAACAGCATAATTGTAAAGCGACTCAACCAACTGGACTCGGAAGAGAACTAA
- the LSMEM1 gene encoding leucine-rich single-pass membrane protein 1 isoform X2, which produces MNRSSQDTGSRSIPEDRKLYVVDSINDLNRLNLCPAGSQQLFPLEEKIPDVGANSGNGSHSLFLLGLIIVLIVSLALVSFVIFLIVQTGNKMEDVSRRLAAEGKDIDDLKKINSIIVKRLNQLDSEEN; this is translated from the exons ATGAATCGTTCTTCCCAGGACACCGGCTCTCGCAGCATTCCCGAGGATAGAAAGCTTTATGTTGTGGATTCCATAAATGACTTAAACAGACTAAACCTCTGTCCTGCCGGATCGCAGCAACTGTTCC CTCTGGAGGAGAAAATCCCAGACGTTGGCGCTAACTCAGGAAATGGGAGCCACAGTCTGTTTTTGTTGGGGCTGATAATCGTGCTTATTGTCAGCCTGGCACTGGTTTCCTTCGTGATATTTCTAATCG ttcAAACGGGCAACAAGATGGAAGATGTGTCAAGAAGACTAGCAGCTGAGGGAAAGGACATAGACGATCTTAAGAAAATCAACAGCATAATTGTAAAGCGACTCAACCAACTGGACTCGGAAGAGAACTAA